A genome region from Wielerella bovis includes the following:
- a CDS encoding tyrosine-type recombinase/integrase, which yields MLPKHLWDEAAAKWIKEKQDKKSIEDDICRIRQLTALRGRYLQDLDRKTIMKVVGDLPCSNSTKNRYLALIRSILNKCVNEWDWLSKAPKLTLYKEPKKRIRWLKPQEAQKLVHAFENLPYMQHMIIFSLATGLRKSNVLNLKWEQIDLKRRIAWIYPDETKNSQALGVPLNQVALQVLAVRQKTTPFVFNNSKGQPVKAVSHRIWKKGLKEAGISNFKWHDLRHTWASWLVQSGVPLLALKEMGGWESLEMVQKYAHLSSQHLQDHADNLLLNWDTIWTQSKKSDNLDSKEKSLNNCLGL from the coding sequence GTGCTGCCAAAACATTTATGGGACGAAGCCGCCGCCAAATGGATTAAGGAGAAACAAGACAAAAAGAGTATTGAAGACGATATTTGTCGCATTCGGCAATTAACCGCCTTGCGTGGTCGGTATTTGCAAGATTTAGACCGCAAAACCATTATGAAAGTAGTAGGCGATTTACCATGTAGTAACAGCACCAAAAACCGCTATTTGGCGTTAATTCGTTCCATTTTGAACAAATGCGTGAATGAATGGGATTGGTTAAGTAAAGCTCCCAAACTCACATTGTACAAAGAGCCGAAAAAACGCATTCGCTGGCTCAAACCGCAGGAAGCCCAAAAATTGGTTCATGCCTTTGAAAATTTGCCCTATATGCAGCACATGATTATTTTTTCGCTGGCAACAGGTTTGCGAAAGAGTAATGTGTTGAATTTAAAATGGGAACAGATTGATTTGAAACGGCGTATCGCATGGATTTATCCTGATGAGACCAAAAACAGTCAGGCTTTGGGCGTACCGCTTAATCAGGTGGCATTGCAGGTTTTAGCAGTCCGACAGAAAACCACACCTTTTGTCTTTAATAACAGCAAAGGGCAGCCTGTAAAAGCAGTCAGTCATCGTATTTGGAAAAAAGGCTTAAAAGAAGCTGGGATTAGTAATTTCAAATGGCATGACTTGCGGCATACTTGGGCAAGTTGGTTGGTGCAAAGTGGCGTACCGCTTTTGGCTCTGAAAGAAATGGGCGGTTGGGAAAGTTTGGAAATGGTGCAGAAATACGCACATCTTTCATCACAACACTTGCAAGACCACGCGGATAATTTGCTGTTAAATTGGGACACAATTTGGACACAGTCCAAAAAATCCGACAATTTGGATAGCAAAGAAAAAAGCCTAAACAACTGTTTAGGCTTGTAA
- a CDS encoding conjugal transfer protein TraL, with protein MQEVHMVAQGKGGVGKSLISSFIAQYLQPKTAKLHCYDTDPVNPTFSHYQALNPKVVNILTEDNNINTRFFDDLLEDLLNLDGIAVVDNGAATFVPLMAYMAENDVADMLAENDVRLVVHIPVTGGQALNECLKGLNQSLQTINAEFVIWLNEHNGKVEQDGKSFEQFGIYQQYQDDILGIVKLESFSADTYGQDIAQMTSLNLTFEEVKTSPDFRIMAKNRLKKFKEYVFEQLDALPLTDAELNHDGAE; from the coding sequence ATGCAAGAAGTTCACATGGTAGCACAAGGCAAAGGCGGTGTGGGGAAATCTTTAATCAGCAGTTTTATTGCCCAATATTTGCAACCCAAAACAGCAAAATTGCATTGCTACGATACCGACCCAGTTAATCCGACTTTCAGCCATTATCAGGCATTAAATCCCAAAGTCGTGAACATTCTGACCGAAGACAACAACATCAACACACGCTTTTTTGATGATTTGCTGGAAGATTTGTTGAATTTGGACGGTATCGCGGTGGTGGATAACGGAGCGGCAACATTCGTTCCCTTAATGGCGTACATGGCGGAAAATGATGTGGCGGATATGCTGGCTGAAAATGATGTCCGCCTTGTCGTGCATATTCCTGTAACAGGTGGGCAAGCCTTGAATGAATGCTTGAAAGGCTTGAACCAAAGTTTGCAAACCATTAACGCGGAATTTGTGATTTGGCTCAACGAACACAACGGCAAAGTGGAACAAGACGGCAAATCATTTGAACAATTTGGCATTTACCAACAATATCAAGATGATATTTTGGGTATTGTGAAGTTGGAAAGTTTTTCGGCGGATACCTATGGACAAGACATTGCTCAAATGACATCGCTCAATTTGACCTTTGAAGAAGTGAAAACGTCCCCCGATTTCCGAATTATGGCGAAAAATCGGCTCAAAAAGTTCAAAGAATACGTTTTTGAACAATTAGATGCCCTGCCATTAACTGACGCGGAATTGAACCATGACGGCGCAGAATGA
- the mobC gene encoding plasmid mobilization relaxosome protein MobC, which produces MKNSSKKIDVYGLTTDEIQQLRQIAKERYGKASVSLLAKKLLQAQIRQPEIINTHEEQLFERLTLRLPPKQQVYLTQKAKEQHSTLNEVARDIIAEYITQNPVLGNDAVQALFQYNYQLLRIGRNINQIARQFNEMSPQSLTTKQLNELVEYLDYHTDIVHRVLEKQEKPLKFSESWRLMYEAAKQAN; this is translated from the coding sequence GTGAAAAATTCATCAAAGAAAATAGATGTTTACGGCTTAACAACTGATGAAATTCAGCAGTTGCGGCAAATCGCCAAAGAACGCTACGGTAAAGCCAGCGTTTCGCTGCTCGCCAAAAAATTGTTGCAAGCGCAAATCAGGCAGCCTGAAATAATAAATACACATGAAGAACAATTATTTGAGCGTTTAACCTTGCGATTACCGCCCAAGCAACAGGTTTATTTGACCCAAAAAGCCAAAGAACAACATAGCACCCTAAACGAAGTAGCCCGAGACATCATCGCCGAATACATTACCCAAAACCCTGTTTTAGGCAATGACGCGGTTCAAGCTCTGTTTCAATACAATTACCAGCTTTTACGGATTGGGCGAAATATCAATCAGATAGCAAGACAATTTAATGAAATGTCGCCCCAATCACTTACCACCAAACAGCTTAATGAACTTGTGGAATATTTGGACTATCACACGGATATTGTTCATAGGGTACTGGAAAAGCAAGAAAAACCGCTTAAATTTAGTGAAAGTTGGAGATTGATGTATGAAGCAGCTAAACAGGCAAATTGA
- a CDS encoding helix-turn-helix domain-containing protein, translated as MKTYTVTEAAKLAHCHPETLREYIRAGKLVAAKIGRAYCIRQAKLDEFLQSLENDVVQTSLQQRSEQQCQKSKVKTKVSIKETAFGILTSEQAISELDALLAPATRRKPKRTEYS; from the coding sequence ATGAAAACCTACACCGTAACCGAAGCTGCCAAACTCGCCCATTGCCACCCTGAAACCCTACGCGAATACATCAGAGCAGGAAAACTGGTTGCAGCAAAAATCGGGCGCGCCTATTGCATTCGTCAGGCGAAACTTGACGAGTTTCTTCAATCACTTGAAAATGATGTCGTACAGACATCACTTCAACAACGGAGTGAACAACAATGTCAAAAAAGCAAAGTAAAAACAAAGGTCTCTATCAAAGAGACGGCGTTTGGTATCTTGACATCAGAGCAGGCAATCAGCGAATTAGACGCTCTACTGGCACCAGCGACAAGGCGAAAGCCCAAGCGTACAGAGTACAGTTAG
- a CDS encoding Imm52 family immunity protein, which produces MHHFTEIMEIHIMNNVHFYFAFTRLNLGINELFDLFNRVYQHMPAQIGSKIFAEMDYPTENLTNEHYLEFQGQRFKINELLEGEGFYEEIESVVAIEMDNRQFDWVKKLVQQSEFFQYRDRFLVHLTNIEPERIREARDEPSKIQNGDYFVDFGLAGPLQARPAGTLSLRIIANEQSISKEWIKNIVLMIAQSSPQSLFMEYIRYFDHYDTAESIFSDRMAVDWLTFLPAEILPEEVPSAHEVMYFPNVGSLIIATEKVYNYRNPAMRKTAANIEKELYHLGLLPITAQGYSPTIDDLPFVSREQRLRNTRSQ; this is translated from the coding sequence ATGCACCATTTTACTGAAATAATGGAGATTCATATAATGAATAATGTACATTTTTACTTCGCATTTACCCGATTAAATCTTGGTATCAATGAATTATTTGACCTATTTAACCGCGTCTATCAGCACATGCCAGCACAAATCGGTAGTAAAATTTTTGCAGAAATGGATTATCCTACAGAAAACCTGACCAATGAACATTATTTAGAATTTCAAGGACAGCGTTTTAAAATCAATGAACTTTTAGAAGGGGAAGGTTTCTATGAAGAGATTGAGAGTGTTGTTGCTATTGAGATGGATAATCGCCAATTTGATTGGGTCAAGAAACTGGTGCAACAATCTGAATTTTTTCAATACCGCGACCGTTTTTTGGTACATCTTACCAATATTGAACCAGAACGGATAAGGGAAGCTCGTGATGAGCCAAGTAAAATTCAAAATGGCGACTATTTTGTTGATTTTGGTTTAGCTGGACCACTTCAAGCTCGTCCCGCTGGAACATTGTCATTAAGAATAATAGCTAATGAGCAGAGTATCAGCAAAGAATGGATAAAAAACATTGTATTGATGATTGCTCAAAGTAGTCCTCAATCTCTATTTATGGAATATATCCGTTATTTTGACCATTATGACACAGCAGAATCCATTTTTAGCGACCGCATGGCAGTAGATTGGCTGACTTTTTTACCTGCAGAAATTTTGCCTGAAGAAGTTCCTAGTGCACATGAAGTGATGTATTTTCCTAACGTTGGTAGCCTGATTATTGCTACGGAAAAAGTGTACAATTACCGTAATCCAGCCATGAGAAAGACAGCCGCCAATATAGAAAAGGAGCTTTATCACTTGGGTTTACTGCCGATTACGGCACAGGGATACAGTCCAACTATTGATGATTTACCGTTTGTATCGCGTGAACAAAGGTTACGTAATACACGGTCTCAATAA
- a CDS encoding DMT family transporter has protein sequence MMAQKPILGFSLALLATATWGTLPLAAQQVLKVMDAQTLVWGRFWAAAIVLLGILAMRGHLPKWSQFSQRHVLLLLMGVIGLTGNFTFFAKALNYISPTTIQILWQLAPFAMMTCGIIVFKETLGRFQKIGALVLVIGLIAFFNDRFAEILQLGTYALGVLLGSAASIIWVVYAVAQKLLLKTFSSAQVLMMLYFGCGILLTPIVSPSDLGSLNGFTLLCFVYCCANTLIAYGAYGESLNHWDASKISVITTMLPIFTMLFSLIAHWIAPTTFPPLAMNTLSYLGAFIVVAGAILAAVGDKLLRHK, from the coding sequence ATCATGGCACAAAAACCAATATTGGGTTTTTCGTTGGCATTATTGGCAACGGCAACTTGGGGCACATTGCCTTTGGCGGCGCAACAAGTGCTGAAAGTGATGGACGCGCAAACTTTGGTGTGGGGACGATTTTGGGCGGCGGCGATTGTGCTACTGGGTATATTGGCGATGCGCGGACATTTGCCCAAATGGTCGCAATTTAGCCAGCGACACGTACTTTTGTTGCTAATGGGCGTGATTGGGCTGACAGGTAATTTTACCTTTTTTGCCAAAGCGTTAAACTATATTTCGCCCACCACCATTCAAATTTTGTGGCAACTCGCACCCTTTGCCATGATGACATGCGGCATCATCGTCTTCAAAGAAACTTTGGGACGATTTCAAAAAATCGGTGCGCTGGTGTTGGTTATCGGTTTAATCGCATTTTTCAACGACCGATTTGCCGAAATTCTGCAACTGGGAACTTACGCATTGGGTGTCTTATTGGGTTCAGCCGCTAGCATTATTTGGGTGGTGTATGCAGTGGCGCAAAAATTACTGCTGAAAACCTTTTCATCGGCACAAGTATTGATGATGCTGTATTTTGGTTGCGGCATTTTGCTCACACCGATTGTCAGCCCCAGCGATTTAGGCAGCCTGAACGGATTTACCTTACTGTGTTTTGTCTATTGCTGCGCCAACACGCTCATTGCGTATGGAGCATACGGCGAATCGCTGAACCATTGGGATGCATCCAAAATCAGCGTGATTACCACCATGTTGCCGATTTTTACCATGCTGTTTTCACTCATTGCCCATTGGATTGCGCCGACAACATTTCCACCTTTGGCAATGAATACATTGAGTTATTTGGGCGCATTTATTGTCGTAGCAGGTGCGATTTTGGCAGCAGTTGGCGATAAATTATTGCGGCATAAATAG
- a CDS encoding TrbM/KikA/MpfK family conjugal transfer protein, protein MKIKNLLAVTAVSATFFAPMAAHADDNVLGGDVGLACEAILCLSSAERPSECAKSLRRYFSIKLKKPHKTIQARKDFLNMCPSSKEPNMPQLVNALANGAGRCDAAELNKIGRYVGSREDRRFVISTVKPSYCAVYENHEYTTVPKTKLEPIYCTRTVDDGSHWRSKPRTEKYQCGHKWVDVK, encoded by the coding sequence ATGAAAATTAAAAACTTATTGGCGGTAACGGCTGTTTCCGCCACTTTTTTTGCACCTATGGCAGCCCATGCCGATGACAATGTTTTGGGTGGCGATGTGGGCTTGGCTTGTGAAGCGATTTTGTGCTTGTCCAGCGCAGAGCGTCCGAGCGAGTGCGCCAAATCCTTGCGCCGTTATTTTTCAATCAAATTGAAAAAGCCCCACAAAACCATTCAGGCACGAAAAGATTTCTTGAATATGTGTCCGTCCAGCAAAGAGCCGAATATGCCACAACTGGTTAATGCGTTGGCGAATGGCGCAGGGCGTTGTGATGCCGCCGAGTTGAACAAAATCGGGCGTTACGTTGGCAGCCGTGAAGACCGCCGCTTTGTGATTTCTACGGTCAAACCGAGCTATTGCGCGGTTTACGAAAATCACGAATACACGACCGTCCCCAAAACCAAATTAGAGCCTATTTATTGTACGCGCACAGTTGATGATGGCTCGCATTGGCGCAGTAAACCACGCACCGAAAAATACCAATGCGGTCATAAGTGGGTGGACGTGAAATAA
- a CDS encoding Cro/CI family transcriptional regulator, translated as MYKKDVLNYYGTLVKLAEILKISPSAISQWKDIIPERQAYRLQRLSNNALTVNPELYKH; from the coding sequence ATGTATAAAAAAGACGTACTGAATTACTATGGAACGCTTGTTAAGTTAGCGGAAATATTGAAAATTTCCCCATCGGCAATCAGCCAATGGAAAGACATTATCCCTGAAAGACAGGCATACCGTTTACAGCGATTAAGTAATAATGCTTTAACGGTTAATCCCGAATTGTACAAACATTAA
- a CDS encoding nicotinamidase, with protein sequence MIVSLDIDAQKTFTPLCPSELPIPEGEQIVAELNAQAALADLRVMSKDAHSPSAQWLVSSHAEQLRDTGLPNARETWVSHAIVGTEGFRLLDGLPAITEYDYCVWKGVEPDMHPYGACYHDLAEKLSTGLIEWLHAKGAKTLIVGGLATDYCVKTTVLQLLRGGDWQVIVNRAACRGIAPETIALAWQDMAEQGAIVLDNAAQIANYLQK encoded by the coding sequence ATGATTGTATCTTTGGATATTGACGCACAAAAAACCTTCACACCCTTGTGCCCAAGCGAATTACCCATTCCCGAAGGCGAACAAATTGTCGCCGAACTCAACGCCCAAGCCGCACTTGCCGACTTACGCGTGATGAGTAAAGACGCGCACAGTCCATCTGCACAATGGTTGGTCAGCAGCCACGCCGAACAATTGCGCGACACAGGTTTGCCCAATGCACGCGAAACATGGGTTTCACACGCCATAGTCGGTACAGAAGGTTTCAGGCTGCTGGACGGTTTGCCAGCCATTACCGAATACGATTATTGCGTGTGGAAAGGCGTAGAACCCGATATGCACCCCTACGGCGCGTGTTATCACGATTTGGCGGAAAAATTGAGTACAGGTTTGATTGAATGGCTGCATGCAAAAGGCGCGAAAACTTTGATTGTGGGCGGCTTGGCGACCGATTATTGCGTAAAAACCACCGTGTTGCAGTTGCTGCGTGGTGGCGATTGGCAAGTTATCGTCAATCGCGCCGCGTGTCGTGGTATTGCGCCTGAAACCATTGCGTTGGCGTGGCAAGATATGGCGGAACAAGGCGCGATTGTGTTGGATAATGCGGCGCAAATCGCAAATTATTTGCAAAAATAA
- a CDS encoding LexA family protein, which yields MIETLGQRIKEQRKALKLTQVDLARKMQGVSHAAISQWENDTTKPNAENLLDLSIILNCEFSWLLRGSPKRDRPLAVTPYSPIDDIRLPIYDWHSLDKLKECDTTQLVKLTIEYIMTDFKMSKNAFGLKIKDDSMSPEFEIGDVIIIDPDVEPQAGEFVIAKYGNQFIFRKYKLDNDNSGDLKHFILIPLNDDYGKLHSANVEVSIIGTMVEHRIYRRKRG from the coding sequence ATGATTGAAACACTTGGGCAAAGAATAAAAGAGCAAAGGAAAGCCTTAAAACTCACTCAGGTAGATTTAGCAAGGAAAATGCAGGGAGTAAGCCATGCAGCGATTTCGCAATGGGAAAACGATACCACAAAGCCTAATGCAGAAAACTTGTTGGATTTGTCCATTATTTTAAATTGTGAATTTAGCTGGCTATTGCGCGGTAGCCCAAAACGAGATAGACCGTTAGCGGTAACTCCATATTCTCCTATTGATGATATTCGTCTGCCTATTTATGACTGGCATTCATTAGACAAATTAAAAGAATGTGATACTACTCAACTTGTTAAACTAACAATAGAGTACATTATGACTGATTTTAAAATGTCTAAAAATGCCTTTGGTCTGAAAATCAAAGATGATTCCATGTCTCCCGAATTTGAGATTGGCGATGTCATTATTATTGACCCTGATGTAGAGCCGCAAGCAGGAGAATTTGTCATTGCCAAATATGGCAATCAATTTATTTTCCGCAAATACAAGTTAGATAATGATAATTCAGGGGATTTAAAACATTTTATTTTAATCCCCCTGAATGATGACTATGGGAAACTCCATTCAGCCAATGTGGAAGTAAGCATTATTGGCACAATGGTTGAGCATCGTATTTACAGACGAAAACGCGGATAA
- a CDS encoding traS protein, with protein sequence MKQLNRQIDDWFIGYKTHAVQPKRSSLGGGSPNRSPKPFAKTGLKSGTGLKNLQAAAAKKPEVMVKIAKRVSKNSKGINGVQNHMKYISRNGELPLETNHGDKVQGNPAIQSLMNHWQKSGIPQNSDKREAINIVLSMPAGTPPQAVLNAARQFAAEQFEKHEYAFVLHHESERDGEPPHPHVHLCVMVRDEDGIRLNPRKNDLFEWRVRFAEKMREQGVECTATRRQHRGQSIKGQKADIRQIIIRTMQEEKQGKQPENIKRSHIAQANVEAILEALKAQQRPQHPFQEKAQQAKDHITGQYSLISRELYKLGYKTEAKIMKDFANEVSGKSLDTQAQQIYDRHAHSLQQSQTQTSEPKAEPKNPSRDDWEMER encoded by the coding sequence ATGAAGCAGCTAAACAGGCAAATTGATGATTGGTTTATCGGCTACAAAACCCATGCCGTGCAGCCCAAGCGCAGTTCTTTGGGTGGTGGCAGCCCAAACCGTAGCCCCAAGCCATTTGCCAAAACAGGCTTGAAATCGGGTACAGGTTTGAAAAATTTACAGGCAGCCGCCGCCAAAAAGCCCGAAGTTATGGTTAAAATCGCCAAACGTGTCAGCAAAAATTCCAAAGGAATTAACGGTGTACAAAATCATATGAAATACATTTCGCGCAATGGCGAATTGCCACTTGAAACCAATCATGGCGACAAAGTTCAAGGCAATCCAGCCATTCAATCCCTGATGAACCATTGGCAGAAATCAGGCATTCCCCAAAATTCCGACAAACGCGAAGCGATTAACATTGTGCTGTCCATGCCAGCAGGTACGCCACCGCAAGCCGTGTTGAATGCGGCGCGTCAATTTGCGGCTGAACAGTTTGAAAAACATGAATATGCCTTTGTGTTGCACCATGAAAGCGAGCGAGACGGCGAGCCACCCCACCCACACGTCCACTTGTGTGTCATGGTTCGTGATGAAGACGGTATCCGCTTAAATCCACGCAAAAATGATTTGTTTGAATGGCGTGTCCGCTTCGCCGAAAAAATGCGTGAACAAGGTGTAGAATGCACCGCCACGCGGCGACAACATCGTGGGCAGAGCATTAAAGGGCAGAAAGCCGACATTCGCCAAATCATTATCCGAACCATGCAGGAAGAAAAACAGGGCAAGCAGCCTGAAAACATCAAGCGTAGCCACATTGCCCAAGCCAATGTTGAAGCGATTTTAGAAGCCCTGAAAGCGCAACAGCGACCGCAACACCCTTTTCAGGAAAAAGCCCAGCAAGCCAAAGACCACATTACAGGGCAGTACAGCTTGATTTCAAGGGAATTGTACAAATTGGGTTACAAAACCGAAGCCAAAATCATGAAAGATTTTGCCAACGAAGTTTCAGGAAAAAGTTTGGACACCCAAGCCCAACAAATCTACGACCGCCACGCGCATTCTCTCCAACAATCTCAAACCCAAACCAGCGAGCCGAAAGCCGAGCCGAAAAATCCCAGTCGTGATGATTGGGAAATGGAACGCTGA